GTCAAGCTTTTCTAATTGACGCAATTCACCAATCTTATCAGGGAGCTTGGCAAGACCAAGACAGTTAGATATATCAAGCAGCACTAATTCCCGAAGTTCCGTCGTCGACTCCGGCAACTCTTCTAAGTGAATGCAAGATCTTAGCCtcaatttttttagattaatcAGCTTTCCTACATTTTCTGGCAAGGAAGATAGTCCATGGCAATTTGTAATGCTTAGCTTCTGCAACTTGACAATTTCACAAAGCCCATTGGGGACTGCACTCAAGTTGTTGCAAAAGTCTATGGAAATCTCCAGCAAGTTTGGCAACAAATCCGAGATTTGGGTTGAAAGGTTCATGAAATTTTTACCAAATTTGCACATAAAGAAGGATATTTTCTGCAGATTTATCAGCGGTTTCAGGTTTGGATTACTAAAGATAGGAACTGAAATCCGCTCGAACCTGATTCGTTGAAGACTCGTTAGACAGTTGAGTAGTTGATGATCTTCACTTGTCACCTCTGTTAGAAAAGAACCATAACATGTGATTATCAAAACTTTCAGTTTATTCATTCTTTTGATGAACCCAGGCAAGTTGTAAGTTCTTGACTGAAGATTAAGAATCAGAACCTCCACTTCAGGTGCTTCCATGTCAGGCCAACTTGATGAGAAACTCTCATCTGCAACGTCCAAATTCCCTTTTAAGTTTCAAGTTGTGAAagtgaagaaaagaagaaaagaaaagaaaatggaatatgaGAGAGACAGACCTGTGGTTATGGATATAAGGTGAGCATTGGAAGGATGCTTTTCTTGATCAACCCACCATTTGGGAAGATCATTTCTATTAATGTCCAAGATCAATCTTTTCCTTTGTTCTATGGGCTCCATATTCATCAAGTGGATAGCCAAATCTCTAAGAATATCATGCTGAGTATAAAAGTACTCTTCGTAGGAGTCGTCATCATCATATGCATATTTTCTGATGAGTAACCCCACAAAACAAATCAATTTCTATTCTCTTTACATCAATAATACAGGTAATACTATCAGCAACTGGAAAAGCATTCGTTATCAATTGTTTAGCAAATATGTGCACCGTATTTACCTCGTCGTGACAGAATTAACTAGACTCCGAGAGGATAGTTCGTCGAGGATAACCATTGCTTCAGTTTCGTCTCCTTTGTACAAAACTGTGCAAATGTCAATGAAGGTAGAAGCAGCAATTCTGTGATCTTCGCGAAAGGAACCTAAATCCATAAAACTCTCCTTAGTTACCATGTTATCATCCAAGACATCCAGACTGCTCTGTAGGCATTCAAGAAGTTCTTTCCCAGAATCAAATATGGAGCCATGTCTAGATAAATTCCTCCCTGTCACTTTCCAAACCGATGTCGGTCTGTGAGAAAGCGACCTTCCGATTACCTTCAATGCAAGAGGGAGTCTCTTGCATCCCCCAATTATctgaaattcaatttcaaagGAACCTTTAAACTCAGCTGTTTAAAAGCAAATGACAGATATATAAATTAGAGATAGTAAGGCTATCAGATAACAGAAAATTTGCCTTTTCTACAGTTTCATCATCAGGGAGCTTAGAAATTCCTTTGTCTAATGATGCTGCACGACGAAAAAGTTGTATTGCATTCTCGTGATTCAAAGGTTCCAAATAATAGGACTCACTAAATCTTGGTAAATAAAACCTAGAAGTGACCAAGATCTTGCAGCGAGGCAATTGAAAAAGCTTATCAAGAAGTTCTTCAGATTCTTGCCCATTCCACACATCGTCTAACACAATCAATACAGGATGATTTAGACCAGTTTGCTTCAGCCAAAGTTCTAAATAGCAGAATGCACGTTCATCACTTTGCAAATCAGGCAATTGAATACCTCTAAGGCTTTCAATTATGTCTTTTAATATAAGCTTCAAATCTGGTTTTCTTGAAACTGTAACAAATAAGATCTTCTCCTGGAATATATCTATCAAGACCGAAATTAGAAAGCTCCTGTAAGAGATGCCATTAAGTTTTTATCACccaatagtttaatataaattcatTCCCTGAGCTCAACATAGAcaaatcttttcatttttcttcaaaagaaTGATTTCGACGTACCTTTGACTTCTTTGTCATGGCAAAATTTCAAGGCCAGCGTAGTTTTTCCACAGCCTCCAGGAGCTGTCACCACCAACATATGAACCCCATTTTTGAAAAGTTTCACCTTCAACTCCTTAACTGGCTTCTCCAACCCAACAGTTTCTTCTTGCAGTTGAGGAACTAAACATGGCGGTACAATCAAATCCATAGCCTTGTTCGAGCTCGACCTACCTTTGTTATCAAGTCTAAAAATGATCTCCATCATTTGGTCCATCATCTTCAAGTTCTTCTTCTGATCTCTAGCCATCTGCAACATCAGAACATCCATGAAGCTTCGAAGTGAAGAATCCAATTCCCGAAGCTTTTGGGTGTAAAATGGTTTCTTCAAATAATTAACATTCCCCAATTTCACGTCGCCGCACTGGAGAAGCAACCTCTTCCCTTCATCCATTAGATCCATCAACTTCTCTGTTTCTTCTTTTGGGTAATCGAGATACTCATTAAGTTCATCGATTTGCTTCACCAAAGGGATTATAGCATTTAACTTGGAACGGATATCATTAAGAACAGGATTGAAATTGATGGCCCTTTCGCCCAAATTCAAGATCGCTTTGAACAGCTCCCCAACCACAGCCCCCAAAACAGCTCCACCCACCAATTCCAGCGCCATTTCCTTCGTTAAAAATAGAGACCTTTAACCTATCAGCCAAACCCCTTCTCGTTTAGTAGTCTTTGAAAGATTTGGGGTTCCATCGAAGCAAAAAATTCGAATCTTCTTGAGGTTTTCGGAAGTGGGAATGGAGCgtctaaattataaaatttcaaaCGTGGTGGGATGGGAATGGTATTGTTCCTCCATATCCGaagtattttcttttctcctctttttctttttattctgtTTCTAGGCGTAAATGCTTCCATTGTTACTCATGAGAAAAGAACAGCGAAAGTCATACATGTTTTCGTCTCGCTAGCTATAAAAAATTTGACGAATTTGGGTCGAAAAATGTCAACAAAGTATTGCTAATGTCATGTAATATTAAATGACTTTGCTTGCTCTTTCTATTCTCCACTCCATTATATTCCATTTACATAATAGTTATTTTCTTTATTGAACAATAAAAACGAAGTCTATTTACCTTTCATGCTTTAAACCAgagatttttacataaataatcatttttggatcatatttttttaaaatatcttttattttatatttttttcatgaagattttttt
The nucleotide sequence above comes from Benincasa hispida cultivar B227 chromosome 3, ASM972705v1, whole genome shotgun sequence. Encoded proteins:
- the LOC120073836 gene encoding probable disease resistance protein At5g66900, with translation MALELVGGAVLGAVVGELFKAILNLGERAINFNPVLNDIRSKLNAIIPLVKQIDELNEYLDYPKEETEKLMDLMDEGKRLLLQCGDVKLGNVNYLKKPFYTQKLRELDSSLRSFMDVLMLQMARDQKKNLKMMDQMMEIIFRLDNKGRSSSNKAMDLIVPPCLVPQLQEETVGLEKPVKELKVKLFKNGVHMLVVTAPGGCGKTTLALKFCHDKEVKDIFQEKILFVTVSRKPDLKLILKDIIESLRGIQLPDLQSDERAFCYLELWLKQTGLNHPVLIVLDDVWNGQESEELLDKLFQLPRCKILVTSRFYLPRFSESYYLEPLNHENAIQLFRRAASLDKGISKLPDDETVEKIIGGCKRLPLALKVIGRSLSHRPTSVWKVTGRNLSRHGSIFDSGKELLECLQSSLDVLDDNMVTKESFMDLGSFREDHRIAASTFIDICTVLYKGDETEAMVILDELSSRSLVNSVTTRKYAYDDDDSYEEYFYTQHDILRDLAIHLMNMEPIEQRKRLILDINRNDLPKWWVDQEKHPSNAHLISITTDESFSSSWPDMEAPEVEVLILNLQSRTYNLPGFIKRMNKLKVLIITCYGSFLTEVTSEDHQLLNCLTSLQRIRFERISVPIFSNPNLKPLINLQKISFFMCKFGKNFMNLSTQISDLLPNLLEISIDFCNNLSAVPNGLCEIVKLQKLSITNCHGLSSLPENVGKLINLKKLRLRSCIHLEELPESTTELRELVLLDISNCLGLAKLPDKIGELRQLEKLDLRHCSSLRNLPLSVRNLKKLKLLCDGEVAEWLKKVAPRLAKQVKVQDEEPNLEWLGL